A genomic segment from Glycine max cultivar Williams 82 chromosome 1, Glycine_max_v4.0, whole genome shotgun sequence encodes:
- the LOC106799520 gene encoding uncharacterized protein: MESDNSSNTGDNIASQEEDATVATIGAKFDIAEATKVKTKVMSTVATRWRQFKSTLTSKFVFAKSEGQQMQDVVTKYGLDPEAWKQFEETRLTHNWEDSLEEQVTQGSFVPHGRQDILNTAIGRPDHGGRIRAAGSGVTITQYYGRASRTCSSSSTSISQQQLDEVVARLREDMTGQIREELRTQLEEENKMSLEIMTNALKEAIKKELSNKGSPESLQIQLDIQQLGARVSTKGSNVVINVQPSQEHHADAIPLMGLYVQRKDGTLRLVAMGKIMEGDSIIHTVAYADDVVRVSVETIIDPEAEVPYATSEIQYVKQAVNTFVAWPTHLVKAVLDEDPESIPHNEDAHAPKPANVDADDPLRGLIKYSFDIYDKPVEINFDGSCFGIVDAPTSIFITYSDVSEIIAGDKSLNISVLQLWLMYMHEWSQIFSQGSMYAFLEPQSLVCSKDTRSECQQYHERWLKESD; this comes from the exons ATGGAAAGTGACAACTCATCAAATACAGGGGATAACATAGCAAGTCAAGAGGAAGATGCTACAGTAGCAACAATAGGG GCAAAGTTTGATATCGCAGAAGCTACGAAGGTTAAGACGAAGGTTATGTCAACAGTAGCAACGAGATGGCGGCAATTTAAGTCCACATTGACTAGCAAATTTGTGTTTGCTAAGAGTGAAGGTCAACAAATGCAggatgttgtgacaaaatatgGACTAGATCCTGAAGCGTGGAAACAATTTGAAGAAACTCGGCTCAcacataactgggag GACTCCTTAGAAGAGCAGGTAACGCAAGGTTCGTTTGTACCCCATGGTCGGCAAGACATACTGAAcactgccattgggcgacctgACCATGGGGGTCGCATTCGGGCAGCAGGCTCAGGTGTGACTATTACTCAGTACTACGGAAGGGCATCAAGGACATGCAGCAGCTCGTCCACATCCATCAGCCAACAACAACTAGATGAAGTTGTTGCAAGGCTTAGGGAAGACATGACTGGTCAGATTAGGGAAGAATTGAGGACTCAGCTagaagaggaaaataaaatgaGCTTGGAAATAATGACCAATGCATTGAAAGAGGCTATTAAAAAAGAGTTGTCAAATAAAGGATCCCCAGAGTCGCTCCAAATTCAGTTGGACATACAACAATTAGGTGCGCGTGTCAGCACTAAGGGAAGTAATGTTGTTATCAATGTCCAGCCTTCACAAGAACATCATGCTGATGCCATACCATTGATGGGACTGTATGTGCAGCGTAAGGATGGTACACTAAGGTTGGTGGCCATGGGGAAAATAATGGAGGGGGATTCAATCATACACACAGTGGCATATGCAGATGATGTTGTCAGGGTAAGTGTGGAAACAATTATCGATCCTGAGGCTGAGGTCCCCTATGCCACCTCAGAAATACAATATGTGAAGCAAGCCGTCAATACATTTGTAGCTTGGCCCACACACCTTGTGAAAGCTGTATTAGATGAG GATCCAGAAAGTATTCCGCACAACGAGGATGCACATGCGCCAAAGCCGGCTAATGTGGACGCAGATGATCCGTTGCGTGGCTTGATAAAGTACAGTTTCGATATTTACGACAAGCCAGTTGAAATCAACTTTGATGGGAGCTGCTTTGGAATTGTAGATGCACCGACATCGATATTCATAACATATTCAGATGTTAGTGAAATAATAGCAGGAGACAAAAGTCTTAACATATCTGTCTTACAATTATGGTTAAT GTATATGCATGAGTGGAGTCAGATATTCAGTCAAGGTTCCATGTATGCATTCCTTGAGCCACAGTCGTTGGTTTGTTCAAAGGATACACGCAGCGAATGCCAACAATATCATGAAAGATGGCTTAAGGAATCTGACTGA